The following DNA comes from Verrucomicrobiia bacterium.
TGGCCATCGCCGCATGGATGGTTTGGGAACTTCAAGTGCCTGCCCGTAAAGCAGCCTTGGTAGCGTGGTCAATTCAACTTGCCTTGAACGTCTTCTGGGCAGCCTGCTTTTTCGCCCTGAAAAATCCCGGCCTCGCCCTCTTCGATATCATCGCTCTGTGGTTCAGCATCCTTGTCACCATTCTGCTCTTCAAGTCGCTGAACACGACGGCTGCATGGTTGCTTGTTCCCTATCTGTGCTGGGTTTCCTTCGCCGCAGCCTTGAACATGGCCATCTGGCGATTGAATTGAAATGCGGCTGGAGAAGCATCAATGCTCCATCCTGCCGCTTTCAAATCTTCACATCTTCAAGAACTGCGCCGCCTGCGCCACATCCTTGTCCCCCCGACCGGACAGATTCACGATCATGAGGGAATCCTTCGGCATCTTCGGCGCCCGCTTGATGGCTTCCGCCACCGCATGAGAAGACTCCAGTGCCGGGATGATCCCCTCCAGCCGAGCCAGTTTTTGGAATGCCGCCAAGGTCTCATCATCCGTCGCGTAGGTGTATTCCACGCGATTCTGATCATGCAGCCAAGCATGCTCTGGTCCCACCGCAGCGTAATCCAATCCTGCGGAAACACTGTGCGTCAATTGGATCTGGCCGTTCTCGTCTTGCAGGATGTAAGAACGCGTGCCTTGCAACACACCCAGGGAACCGCCTTGGAAGCGTGCCGCGTGCTTCTCTGGCGTGATACCTTCACCACCAGCCTCCACACCCACCATCTTCACCGACTCATCACCGAGGAATGGATAGAAAAGTCCGATGGCATTCGAGCCGCCACCGACACACGCGATCAGCGTATCCGGCAAGCGCTCTTCCTTCTCCAAGATTTGCCGCCGCGCCTCATCACCGATGATGCGATGAAAATTCCGCACCATCACCGGATACGGATGAGCACCATACGCCGTACCGAGAATATAATGCGTACTCCGCACATTCGTTACCCAATCCCGCATCGCTTCACTCACCGCTTCCTTCAAAGTCTTCTGGCCTGCCGTCACGGACACCACTTCCGCACCCAGCATCCGCATGCGATACACATTCAGCGCCTGGCGATTGCAATCCACCTCGCCCATGTAGATACGGCATTTCAAGCCGAACATCGCCGCCACCGTCGCCGTCGCCACACCATGCTGACCGGCTCCCGTCTCCGCGATGATGCGTGTCTTGCCCATGCGTTTGGCGAGGAGCACCTGCCCCATCGCGTTATTGATTTTGTGCGCACCCGTATGCAGCAAGTCTTCGCGCTTGAGGTAAATCTTCGCCCCTCCCAATTCGCGTGTCAGACGCTCCGCATGATACAGAGGTGTGGGACGCCCGACGAACTCGCGCAGGTAATAGCTCAACTCCTGCTGAAACTCGGGATCGACCTGCGCACGAAAATACTCTGCCTCCAGCTCCTGCAAGGGATGCATCAGCGTCTCGGGAACATAACGCCCGCCGTAGGGACCAAAGTGTCCCTGCGCATCGGGCAAAATCGGCGTAGCCACAGTACTCATAGAATCAAAACGTTCCGCAACTTCCCCCGAAACCCTCGGAATGGCAAGCCCAGTTCCTGTGCTGGAAAAACGTGACTTCTTTTACGCCTTATGACATATTGACAATGAATCACAAGGACAACTCCATGCGTCGCCACGTCATAATGTTTGCACCGGCCTTCCTCTTGTTGATGACCGGCTGCTCCTCCCTTTCCCTGCCGCGCGACCCGGTGACCAACCGCGTTTATCAGAAACAGCATTACGACTACTATGATAACGACTACGAAAGAGAACGGGCACTTGCCAGCGGTACAAACGACTATGACAACTCAGCCAGCATAGATGATACCTTTGACAGATTGCGTAACGAGAAACCCAAGCACGATTCCTATGGTTGGAAATACCAACCACCTGCCGGGCGGCAGAAACCCTAATCATTTCTCTGCCAACCTCATATGCATTATTGGAAGCAAATCAAGAATACCGCCATGCGTAGACGTGCTCTTGCCTGCTTACCAGTCGTCGTTTTGTTGATAACCGGCTGCAGTGCCCTCTCTCTGCCGCGCGACCCGGTGACCAACCGCATCAATCAAGGAGGTTACTACGATCACTATGAACGCGTGACAGTGACTGACGAAGAGGCGGAAGCAGCCAACAGGCGGGCGAATGCACCGAGTGATGCTGACCGGATACTCAATCAAAAGCCCCCTAAAGGTATGAGATATCACAAGTCCGGCCCCCAGTGAACCGCCCCTCTCCCTTCCTTGACTCCCGCGCTCGCCCCGTGCTTACTACTGCCCGATTACTTTTTGCCAGTAGTAGTACTATGCCGACATACGAATACGCCTGTGAAAAATGCGGGCACCAGTTTGAAAAGTTCCAGTCCATGAAGGACGACGCCCTGACCGTCTGCCCGAAAGACCTTTGCTGCAAAAAAACATGGGGCAAAGGCAAAGTGAAGCGCCAGATGGGCGCGGGTGCCGGCCTCATCTTCAAAGGCACCGGTTTTTACATCACGGACTATCGCAGTGAAGGTTACAAACAAGCCGCCAAGTCAGATACCGGTAGCAGTTCTTCCTCCAGCAGCAAGCCGGCGGAGAGCAAGTCATCCAGCAGTGACAAGCCTGCCAAGTCGAAAGCTAAGAAGGCATGAAGTTCTTCTTTTCAGCGTATCGTATCTTGGCATCGCTTGTTTTGGCGATGCTGGGATGCCAGTCGCTGGAAGCTGCAGCAAACGACCCCTCCAACCCTGTCATCACCACTTGGAGCCGGTCGCAACAATTTGTCATCTCCAGCCATTATAAGCCTTCCGCGCCATTGGCCCCCAGGGATGAT
Coding sequences within:
- a CDS encoding TspO/MBR family protein; its protein translation is MQKAASLLGFIVLVFACAALGGWLTSLSVNDWYQTLQKPSWNPPASVFGPVWTVLYLTMAIAAWMVWELQVPARKAALVAWSIQLALNVFWAACFFALKNPGLALFDIIALWFSILVTILLFKSLNTTAAWLLVPYLCWVSFAAALNMAIWRLN
- the trpB gene encoding tryptophan synthase subunit beta, which produces MSTVATPILPDAQGHFGPYGGRYVPETLMHPLQELEAEYFRAQVDPEFQQELSYYLREFVGRPTPLYHAERLTRELGGAKIYLKREDLLHTGAHKINNAMGQVLLAKRMGKTRIIAETGAGQHGVATATVAAMFGLKCRIYMGEVDCNRQALNVYRMRMLGAEVVSVTAGQKTLKEAVSEAMRDWVTNVRSTHYILGTAYGAHPYPVMVRNFHRIIGDEARRQILEKEERLPDTLIACVGGGSNAIGLFYPFLGDESVKMVGVEAGGEGITPEKHAARFQGGSLGVLQGTRSYILQDENGQIQLTHSVSAGLDYAAVGPEHAWLHDQNRVEYTYATDDETLAAFQKLARLEGIIPALESSHAVAEAIKRAPKMPKDSLMIVNLSGRGDKDVAQAAQFLKM
- a CDS encoding FmdB family zinc ribbon protein, with product MPTYEYACEKCGHQFEKFQSMKDDALTVCPKDLCCKKTWGKGKVKRQMGAGAGLIFKGTGFYITDYRSEGYKQAAKSDTGSSSSSSSKPAESKSSSSDKPAKSKAKKA